The following proteins come from a genomic window of Corynebacterium sp. P4-C1:
- a CDS encoding FtsW/RodA/SpoVE family cell cycle protein, which yields MARALARMNAWMDARPLLDYTMVRTIVLVLAGLGVVMVTSSSMTWSVLNDSSVWAQPLKQVIVVAMGLFMFWLALQIPPERVRNIALILMVIAILLLIAVLIPGVGTGREEVGSQSWIYVAGFQLQPSEVARVAICVWGASILANKDPRRMFEMTNGYVPFAVVAVLCILLIGAQGDLGMAVSFSIVVAFILIFAGISWKLIGVVAGFGLLLFAGVMAAGGYRSQRFHVYFDALFGRFEDTRGVAFQSYQGFLSLADGSLFGVGLGQSRAKWFYLPEAKNDFIFAVIGEELGLWGGALVVILFTMLLFFGLRTARLAANQYQALLAASITTGIVSQAFINIGYVIGLLPVTGIQLPMISAGGTSAVITLGAMGMVASVARHEPGAVSAMQNYGRPMFDRMFFLREPSASEPRPRTGRSAKKEQATRYGTPVTARRSPVPESNTNGPAKAPERAQARGRGRAKVQPRGVARGSGRSGARTSARPIERTRYDNARANRDPRNHRNNDTRRAG from the coding sequence ATGGCTCGGGCACTGGCGCGCATGAACGCGTGGATGGATGCCCGGCCGCTGCTGGACTACACGATGGTGCGCACCATCGTGCTGGTGCTCGCCGGGCTCGGCGTGGTCATGGTGACCAGCTCCTCGATGACCTGGTCCGTATTGAACGACTCCTCGGTGTGGGCTCAGCCGCTCAAGCAGGTCATCGTGGTCGCGATGGGTCTGTTCATGTTCTGGCTCGCGCTCCAGATACCCCCTGAGCGGGTGCGCAACATCGCTCTGATCCTGATGGTGATCGCGATCCTTTTGCTCATCGCGGTGCTCATTCCCGGTGTCGGCACAGGCCGTGAGGAAGTGGGCTCCCAGTCATGGATCTACGTGGCCGGCTTCCAGCTGCAGCCGTCTGAGGTGGCCAGGGTGGCCATCTGTGTGTGGGGTGCGTCGATCCTGGCGAACAAGGACCCGCGCCGCATGTTCGAAATGACTAACGGTTACGTGCCGTTCGCCGTTGTCGCCGTACTCTGCATCCTGTTGATCGGAGCACAGGGGGACTTGGGCATGGCTGTGTCCTTCTCCATCGTCGTCGCCTTCATTCTTATCTTCGCGGGAATTTCCTGGAAACTCATCGGCGTGGTCGCCGGCTTCGGTCTCCTGCTGTTTGCGGGCGTGATGGCGGCCGGCGGCTACCGTTCCCAGCGCTTCCATGTTTATTTCGATGCGCTTTTCGGCCGCTTCGAGGACACCCGCGGCGTGGCGTTCCAGTCCTACCAGGGCTTCCTCTCCCTGGCGGACGGCTCCTTGTTCGGTGTCGGCCTTGGCCAGTCCCGCGCCAAGTGGTTCTACCTGCCGGAGGCGAAGAACGACTTCATTTTCGCTGTCATCGGCGAGGAGCTCGGCCTGTGGGGCGGCGCGTTGGTTGTCATTTTGTTCACCATGCTGCTGTTCTTCGGCCTGCGCACCGCGCGACTCGCGGCGAACCAGTACCAGGCGCTGCTGGCAGCGTCGATCACCACCGGAATCGTGTCCCAGGCATTCATCAACATCGGCTACGTCATCGGCCTGCTACCGGTCACCGGTATCCAGCTGCCCATGATTTCCGCCGGCGGCACCTCCGCCGTGATCACCCTCGGGGCGATGGGCATGGTCGCCTCCGTGGCACGCCACGAACCGGGCGCGGTGTCCGCGATGCAGAATTACGGCCGTCCGATGTTCGACCGCATGTTCTTCCTTCGCGAGCCGAGTGCGAGCGAACCGCGCCCCCGCACCGGCCGCTCGGCGAAGAAGGAGCAGGCGACGCGTTACGGGACTCCCGTCACGGCACGCCGCAGCCCGGTGCCGGAATCGAACACGAACGGCCCGGCGAAAGCACCCGAGCGCGCACAGGCACGCGGCCGGGGCCGAGCGAAGGTCCAGCCCCGCGGGGTGGCGCGCGGATCTGGCCGCAGTGGGGCACGCACCAGCGCCCGGCCCATAGAGCGGACGCGATACGATAACGCACGCGCGAACAGGGATCCCCGGAACCACCGGAACAACGACACCCGCCGCGCCGGATAG
- a CDS encoding cell division protein SepF, which yields MSFSNSLKEFFGIGQYDPAVDPYYDDPAYEEAGTAAYSRSGAAVAEPRTRDRDYYEPRDYSAAIISVRPRNYNDAKEIGEPFRDGDAVVMDLSDVDKPTAMRLIDFAAGLCFAARGKMHKLSRTGDAHLVFAIVPENARTTVSELERAAHLR from the coding sequence ATGTCCTTCTCTAACAGCCTCAAAGAATTCTTCGGAATCGGCCAGTACGATCCGGCCGTCGACCCCTACTACGACGACCCGGCGTACGAGGAAGCCGGCACGGCTGCGTACTCCCGCTCCGGTGCCGCCGTCGCCGAGCCGCGCACCCGTGACCGCGACTACTACGAGCCGCGCGACTACTCTGCCGCGATCATCAGTGTCCGTCCGCGCAACTACAACGACGCCAAGGAGATCGGCGAACCGTTCCGCGACGGCGACGCAGTGGTCATGGACCTGTCCGACGTCGACAAGCCGACCGCAATGCGCCTGATCGACTTCGCCGCTGGCCTGTGCTTCGCCGCGCGCGGCAAGATGCACAAGCTTTCCCGCACCGGCGACGCGCACCTCGTCTTCGCTATCGTTCCGGAGAACGCCCGCACGACCGTCAGCGAGCTTGAGCGCGCCGCGCACCTCCGTTAA
- a CDS encoding YggS family pyridoxal phosphate-dependent enzyme, whose protein sequence is MDAQSAKNLPGMTDERREEIAGKLEKLRADVRAAEKRAGREPGSVSILPVTKFHPAADAASLAELGIRLVGENREQEARGKVEELAAAGVELDFAMIGQIQSKKANAVARWASEVHSVDSVKLAHGLDRGMGLALERGDRTGSTLPCLVQLSFDGDAARGGVPHDDAEAVDAVVSAVEESEHLLFDGFMVVPPLDADPGEVFAASKSICDSYAGKLGRPLRLSAGMSGDFEEAIAHGSTVVRVGTGLLGKRPVG, encoded by the coding sequence ATGGATGCGCAGAGCGCGAAGAATCTGCCCGGGATGACCGACGAGCGCCGCGAGGAGATCGCCGGAAAGCTTGAGAAGCTGCGCGCCGATGTCCGCGCCGCGGAAAAGCGCGCGGGACGTGAACCCGGCAGTGTGTCCATCCTCCCGGTCACCAAGTTCCATCCGGCGGCGGATGCCGCGAGTCTTGCCGAGCTGGGGATCAGGCTCGTGGGTGAGAACCGCGAGCAGGAAGCGCGCGGCAAGGTCGAGGAACTGGCCGCGGCCGGGGTCGAGCTCGACTTCGCCATGATCGGGCAGATCCAGTCGAAGAAGGCCAATGCTGTGGCCCGGTGGGCCAGCGAGGTCCACTCGGTCGATTCGGTCAAGCTCGCCCACGGACTCGACCGCGGCATGGGGCTCGCCCTCGAGCGCGGCGACCGCACGGGTAGCACCTTGCCGTGCCTAGTCCAGCTGTCGTTCGACGGCGACGCGGCACGCGGTGGAGTCCCGCACGACGATGCGGAGGCAGTTGACGCAGTGGTGTCCGCAGTGGAGGAATCGGAGCATTTGCTTTTCGACGGCTTCATGGTCGTCCCGCCCCTCGACGCGGATCCGGGCGAGGTGTTCGCGGCGTCGAAAAGCATCTGCGATTCCTACGCGGGAAAGCTCGGTCGTCCCCTGCGTCTATCTGCGGGAATGTCGGGCGATTTCGAGGAGGCAATTGCTCACGGATCGACAGTCGTGCGTGTCGGAACCGGGCTGCTGGGGAAGCGGCCCGTAGGCTGA
- a CDS encoding YggT family protein: MLGTVLYSLVGLYTIFVIVRLVIEIIQSFSKHFAPPRWFMVAGEFFFVVTDPPIKFLRRFIPPLPLGGVALDVSVIVLFLALAVLQPLIRVFLI, from the coding sequence ATGCTCGGAACCGTCCTCTATTCCCTCGTCGGTCTGTACACGATCTTCGTGATCGTCCGGCTGGTCATCGAGATTATCCAGTCGTTCTCCAAGCATTTCGCCCCGCCACGCTGGTTCATGGTTGCGGGCGAATTCTTCTTCGTGGTCACGGACCCGCCGATCAAGTTCCTGCGCCGCTTCATCCCCCCGCTGCCACTCGGTGGCGTGGCGCTGGATGTCAGCGTGATCGTGCTGTTTCTCGCCCTTGCGGTGCTGCAGCCGCTTATTCGCGTCTTCCTTATTTAA
- the murC gene encoding UDP-N-acetylmuramate--L-alanine ligase, with translation MTSAAPIDLSRVHLIGIGGSGMSGVARILLDRGAVVTGSDVKDSRPVRALHSQGAVIAVGHAAENLDLAGEPPTVVVTSFAAIPKDNPELVAAAERGIPVIRRSDLLGELMEGYTQVLFAGTHGKTSTTSMAVVALQAAGEDPSFAIGGQLNRAGTNAHHGSGHIFVAEADESDASLLRYSPTVAVITNIEPDHLDYFGSAESYYQVFDEFADRVTGDGTLVVCLDDEASVSCGIRAAERGVNVLGYGTAEAAARHPEIPAGGVVTEESVEGHVTEIAVELNVAGHEGTVAYHLSVPGRHMVLNSAAALVSSAVAGADPRKLADGLSGFTGVRRRFELRGEITAGEQKGTRVYDDYAHHPTEVHAVLSAARGKVESEGNGARVVVCFQPHLYSRTQAFSEEFADALSLADAAVVLDIFGARETPVEGVDSRIITQHIAESTEVVYEPDFSRAPASVAAVTRPGDVVITMGAGTVTMLADPILDELAGAAANTGKAN, from the coding sequence ATGACTTCTGCGGCACCCATCGACCTCTCCCGTGTCCACCTGATCGGCATTGGCGGCTCGGGAATGTCCGGCGTCGCCCGGATCCTGCTGGACCGCGGTGCTGTGGTCACCGGTTCCGACGTGAAGGATTCCCGTCCGGTGCGCGCTCTGCACAGCCAGGGCGCGGTGATCGCGGTCGGCCACGCGGCCGAGAACCTCGATCTCGCCGGCGAGCCGCCCACCGTGGTGGTGACGAGCTTCGCCGCGATCCCGAAAGACAATCCCGAGCTCGTCGCCGCCGCTGAGCGCGGCATCCCGGTCATCCGCCGCTCGGATCTGCTTGGCGAGCTGATGGAGGGCTACACCCAGGTCCTGTTCGCGGGCACGCACGGCAAGACCTCGACCACGTCCATGGCAGTCGTCGCTCTGCAGGCCGCGGGGGAGGACCCCTCCTTCGCCATCGGTGGGCAGCTCAACCGGGCGGGCACGAACGCGCACCACGGCAGCGGCCACATCTTCGTCGCCGAGGCTGACGAGTCCGATGCGTCGCTTCTGCGCTACAGCCCGACCGTCGCGGTGATCACCAACATCGAGCCGGACCACCTCGACTACTTCGGCAGCGCCGAGAGCTACTACCAAGTCTTCGACGAATTCGCCGACCGCGTCACCGGGGACGGCACGCTCGTTGTGTGCCTCGACGACGAGGCATCCGTAAGCTGCGGAATCCGCGCGGCTGAGCGCGGCGTCAACGTGCTGGGCTACGGCACCGCCGAGGCGGCTGCACGCCACCCGGAGATTCCCGCCGGTGGCGTGGTCACCGAAGAATCGGTCGAGGGCCATGTCACCGAGATCGCCGTGGAGCTGAACGTCGCCGGCCACGAGGGCACAGTGGCGTACCACCTGTCGGTTCCGGGGCGCCACATGGTGCTCAACTCCGCCGCCGCACTCGTGTCGAGCGCTGTCGCCGGCGCGGACCCGCGCAAGCTTGCTGACGGCCTGAGCGGTTTCACCGGCGTGCGCCGCCGCTTCGAGTTGCGCGGAGAGATCACGGCGGGGGAGCAGAAGGGCACGCGCGTCTACGACGACTACGCCCACCACCCGACGGAGGTCCACGCGGTGCTTTCCGCCGCGCGCGGCAAGGTCGAGTCCGAGGGTAACGGTGCTCGCGTCGTCGTCTGTTTCCAGCCGCACCTGTACTCGCGCACCCAGGCATTCTCGGAGGAATTCGCCGACGCGCTTTCGCTTGCCGACGCCGCCGTGGTTCTCGACATCTTCGGTGCCCGCGAAACGCCCGTTGAAGGCGTGGATTCGCGGATCATCACCCAGCACATCGCTGAGTCAACCGAGGTGGTCTACGAACCCGACTTCTCCCGCGCACCTGCGTCCGTCGCGGCCGTCACCCGCCCCGGCGACGTGGTGATCACCATGGGGGCTGGCACTGTCACCATGCTCGCGGACCCGATCCTCGATGAGCTGGCCGGCGCCGCTGCCAACACCGGGAAAGCGAACTAG
- a CDS encoding cell division protein FtsQ/DivIB: MSTSMTPSPSDQPDRPDQPEQPDRARRPIQSGDLGEKLDTGSSTRKDRGRTRAARGRRALPWRRIFGGGAIAVLVLAVLWAVVYFTPLFAVKNVEVEGSEHLAPEDVISAAGVPEGTPLAQVDMRQTASNVVSLPWVKSATASRSWPSTVMLKVEENTAVAFLNASDGTHLIDPEGKEFAVDTPPEDTVELTGAVDSDDAVRKDAVEIAAALSETGRGAVKSIEAKSKYEFVLHLKDDRTIIWGASEDNGNKALAVDTVLQREGQEFNVTNPRQVTVK; the protein is encoded by the coding sequence ATGTCCACTTCTATGACTCCATCTCCCAGCGACCAGCCGGACCGGCCTGACCAGCCAGAACAGCCTGACCGGGCCCGGCGCCCCATCCAGTCGGGAGATCTGGGAGAGAAACTCGACACGGGGTCAAGCACCCGCAAAGACCGCGGCCGCACGCGCGCCGCGCGTGGACGGCGTGCGTTGCCGTGGCGCCGGATCTTCGGCGGCGGCGCGATCGCGGTGCTGGTTCTGGCGGTGCTGTGGGCGGTGGTGTATTTCACGCCGTTATTCGCGGTGAAGAACGTCGAAGTGGAGGGAAGCGAGCACCTCGCGCCCGAGGACGTGATCTCTGCCGCCGGAGTTCCTGAAGGAACGCCGTTGGCGCAGGTGGATATGCGCCAGACCGCCTCCAATGTGGTCTCCTTGCCGTGGGTGAAATCGGCCACGGCATCGCGTTCCTGGCCATCCACAGTGATGCTGAAGGTGGAGGAGAACACCGCGGTGGCCTTCCTGAACGCCTCCGACGGCACGCACTTGATCGACCCCGAGGGCAAGGAATTCGCCGTGGACACCCCGCCGGAGGACACCGTTGAACTCACTGGGGCAGTCGACTCCGACGATGCGGTGCGCAAAGATGCCGTGGAGATCGCCGCGGCCCTCAGCGAAACGGGCCGCGGTGCCGTGAAGTCCATCGAGGCGAAATCCAAGTACGAATTCGTCCTGCACCTCAAAGACGACCGCACCATTATCTGGGGTGCGAGCGAGGACAACGGGAACAAGGCGCTCGCCGTGGACACCGTGCTGCAACGCGAGGGCCAGGAATTCAACGTGACCAATCCGCGCCAAGTCACCGTGAAATAG
- the murD gene encoding UDP-N-acetylmuramoyl-L-alanine--D-glutamate ligase, which translates to MTEQLTSAGSPVLPLSGPVLVAGAGVSGLGAAKLLAQTDLEFAVADDNAEKLAVVEQAAGPRYRGGLSTVAAAQSAGDYPVVVTSPGWRPDSPLLAAASDAGCEVIGDVELCYRLDRAGVFGPPRDWLVVTGTNGKTTTTGMLAAVMQEGSAYTGKRAAACGNIGVSVADALTAPQRIDVLVAELSSFQLHWSEELTPNAGVLLNLAEDHIDWHGSFDAYASAKAKVFSSSVAVAGVDDTHVREYARRSGRGTVIGFTAGEPDAGQVGVVDGMIVSRIGDQAEPVKITSIVGIEPAGQAGVLDALAATAVAVTQGVSPAHIDQALHTYRVSGHRGAVVHEAGGVRWVDNSKATNPHAADSALRGAGQGRIVWVAGGQLKGAEVDELVAEHAHRFRAVALLGVDREKIARAVDKHAPGCQVFLTESTDPHDAMAAAVEFAAQHAQPGDAVILAPAAASLDMYSGMAERGNIFAESARALDGKHDA; encoded by the coding sequence ATGACGGAGCAGCTGACATCTGCTGGTTCACCTGTGCTTCCTCTCTCCGGTCCCGTGCTCGTCGCGGGTGCCGGTGTCTCCGGTCTGGGGGCCGCCAAACTTCTGGCGCAGACAGACCTGGAATTCGCCGTCGCCGACGACAACGCCGAGAAGCTCGCTGTCGTTGAGCAGGCCGCCGGTCCCCGCTACCGCGGCGGCCTGTCGACGGTGGCTGCGGCGCAGTCGGCCGGCGACTATCCGGTTGTGGTGACTTCGCCGGGATGGCGGCCGGATTCCCCGTTGCTCGCCGCGGCAAGCGACGCGGGCTGCGAGGTGATCGGCGATGTGGAATTGTGCTACCGCCTCGACCGCGCTGGGGTCTTCGGCCCGCCGCGCGATTGGCTGGTGGTCACCGGCACGAACGGCAAGACCACGACGACCGGCATGCTCGCCGCAGTGATGCAGGAGGGCAGCGCCTACACCGGCAAGCGTGCAGCCGCGTGCGGCAATATCGGTGTCTCTGTAGCAGACGCCCTGACCGCCCCGCAGCGCATCGACGTGCTCGTCGCGGAGCTTTCCAGCTTTCAGCTGCACTGGTCGGAAGAACTGACCCCGAACGCGGGCGTGCTGCTCAATCTCGCTGAGGACCACATCGACTGGCACGGCTCCTTCGATGCGTACGCCTCGGCGAAAGCCAAAGTCTTCTCCAGCTCCGTGGCCGTGGCCGGTGTCGACGACACCCACGTCCGCGAGTACGCCCGCCGCTCTGGCCGTGGAACCGTTATCGGGTTCACGGCCGGTGAGCCGGACGCCGGCCAGGTCGGTGTCGTCGACGGGATGATCGTCAGCCGGATCGGTGATCAAGCGGAGCCGGTGAAGATCACCTCCATCGTCGGCATCGAGCCGGCTGGGCAGGCGGGTGTGCTCGACGCGCTCGCAGCCACTGCCGTGGCTGTCACGCAGGGTGTCTCGCCCGCGCACATCGACCAGGCGCTGCACACCTACCGGGTTTCCGGACACCGCGGTGCCGTTGTCCACGAGGCGGGCGGAGTGCGCTGGGTGGATAACTCCAAGGCCACCAACCCGCACGCGGCGGATTCCGCGCTGCGCGGGGCGGGCCAGGGGCGCATTGTCTGGGTCGCGGGAGGGCAGCTCAAAGGCGCCGAGGTCGACGAGCTCGTCGCGGAGCACGCCCACCGTTTCCGGGCGGTCGCCCTGCTGGGGGTGGACAGGGAAAAGATCGCGCGCGCCGTCGATAAGCATGCCCCCGGATGCCAAGTCTTCCTGACGGAGAGCACCGACCCGCACGACGCGATGGCCGCTGCCGTCGAGTTCGCCGCGCAGCATGCACAACCGGGCGATGCGGTGATCCTCGCACCAGCTGCCGCGAGCCTGGACATGTACTCAGGAATGGCTGAGCGGGGAAATATCTTCGCTGAATCCGCGCGCGCCCTCGACGGAAAACACGACGCTTAA
- the pgeF gene encoding peptidoglycan editing factor PgeF, producing the protein MIDTTGRPVRMLFTSRAGGVSASPYDSFNLGGHVGDDPDSVSANRQRLADIAGLDAARFVWMEQLHTNNVTVVDGPQDGPVEATDAVVTTTERLALCVLVADCVPVLLSDHNAGVVAAAHAGRLGARNGIIPKTVEVMRGLGAEPANIQALLGPAAAGESYEVPQEMADDVEAHLPGSRARTKKGTPGLDIRAGLVRQLLSLGVTHIDADPRDTVTDASFFSYRREKTTGRQAGVVWLTGKGNE; encoded by the coding sequence ATGATTGACACCACCGGCCGCCCCGTCCGCATGCTGTTCACCAGCCGTGCGGGCGGGGTTTCTGCATCCCCGTACGATTCATTCAACCTCGGCGGGCACGTCGGCGACGATCCGGACTCTGTCAGCGCTAACCGGCAGCGCCTTGCGGACATCGCCGGGCTCGACGCCGCGCGTTTCGTGTGGATGGAGCAGCTGCACACCAACAACGTCACCGTCGTCGACGGCCCGCAGGACGGGCCCGTCGAGGCAACGGACGCTGTGGTGACCACCACGGAAAGACTCGCTTTGTGCGTGCTCGTCGCCGACTGTGTTCCGGTGCTGCTCTCCGACCACAACGCTGGGGTCGTCGCCGCCGCCCACGCCGGCCGTCTCGGCGCGCGCAACGGCATCATCCCGAAGACCGTCGAGGTGATGCGCGGGCTCGGTGCGGAACCGGCGAACATCCAGGCGCTGCTCGGCCCAGCCGCGGCAGGGGAGTCCTACGAGGTGCCGCAGGAGATGGCCGACGATGTGGAAGCCCACCTCCCGGGATCCCGCGCGCGCACCAAGAAAGGCACGCCGGGCCTGGATATCCGCGCGGGCTTGGTGCGCCAGCTGCTCAGCCTCGGTGTGACCCACATCGATGCGGACCCGCGTGACACCGTGACCGACGCATCGTTCTTCTCCTACCGCCGGGAGAAGACCACCGGACGCCAAGCTGGAGTCGTCTGGCTGACAGGAAAGGGGAATGAGTAA
- the murG gene encoding undecaprenyldiphospho-muramoylpentapeptide beta-N-acetylglucosaminyltransferase, whose protein sequence is MTARIVVAGGGTAGHIEPALAVAEVLRDSHGADVTALGTEKGLETTIVPARGFPLELIEPVPIPRKKPLKLLGVPAKLARSVRQTRAVLKKTAADAVFGTGGYVSASAYLAAKSLGIPFYVLETNALAGMANKLGVKLGGTGFNAVPNSGMPGEVLGIPVRPGVGVDDDGVKAARGYKTWNLDPDRPTVLVTGGSQGARSINTALEGAVDHLTAAGYQVLHAYGRKNDAPAKREHYTAVPYIDDMEAAYAVADVVVCRSGAMTVAENSAAGVPAIYIPLPHGNGEQGLNSAHLVDKGAAVRIDDAALTPDALVEAVTGILGSDGSAADMRAALAGSGAGNAAEEIARRIIGERTS, encoded by the coding sequence GTGACAGCACGCATCGTGGTGGCCGGCGGAGGCACTGCCGGCCATATCGAACCGGCGCTGGCCGTGGCGGAAGTCTTGCGCGACTCCCACGGCGCAGACGTTACTGCGCTCGGCACCGAGAAAGGCCTGGAGACAACGATCGTTCCGGCCCGCGGCTTCCCACTCGAGCTCATCGAGCCAGTGCCCATCCCGCGCAAGAAGCCGTTGAAGTTGCTCGGTGTCCCAGCGAAACTGGCGCGTTCTGTGCGTCAGACCCGCGCGGTGCTGAAGAAGACGGCCGCGGATGCGGTCTTCGGCACCGGGGGATATGTGTCCGCCTCGGCCTACCTGGCGGCGAAGTCACTCGGGATCCCGTTCTACGTGCTGGAAACCAACGCTTTGGCCGGCATGGCCAACAAACTCGGAGTGAAGCTGGGAGGCACCGGATTCAACGCGGTGCCCAATTCCGGTATGCCGGGTGAGGTTCTGGGGATCCCGGTGCGCCCCGGCGTCGGCGTGGACGATGACGGTGTGAAGGCCGCACGCGGCTACAAGACGTGGAATTTGGACCCGGACCGCCCGACGGTACTTGTCACCGGCGGGTCCCAGGGTGCGCGCAGCATCAACACGGCACTGGAAGGTGCTGTCGACCATTTGACGGCCGCGGGCTACCAGGTCCTGCATGCGTACGGACGCAAGAACGACGCCCCGGCCAAGCGCGAGCACTACACCGCCGTTCCTTATATCGACGACATGGAAGCCGCGTATGCCGTGGCGGACGTGGTGGTGTGCCGCTCTGGCGCCATGACCGTGGCGGAGAATTCTGCGGCGGGCGTGCCGGCGATCTACATTCCGCTGCCGCACGGCAACGGCGAGCAAGGCTTAAACTCGGCCCACCTGGTGGACAAAGGTGCCGCGGTGCGTATCGACGACGCCGCGTTGACTCCCGATGCCCTCGTCGAGGCGGTCACCGGAATTCTCGGCTCGGACGGATCCGCCGCCGACATGCGCGCGGCGCTGGCCGGATCCGGTGCGGGCAACGCCGCGGAGGAAATCGCGCGGCGCATCATTGGCGAAAGGACATCATGA
- the ftsZ gene encoding cell division protein FtsZ, with amino-acid sequence MTSPSNYLAMIRVVGVGGGGVNAVNRMIEEGLKGVEFVAINTDSQALLFTDADTKLDIGREATRGLGAGANPEVGRTSAEDHKQEIEESLKGSDMVFVTAGEGGGTGTGAAPVVAGIAKKMGALTIGVVTRPFSFEGKRRTRQALEGIDALKEVCDTVIVIPNDRLLQLGEADLSMMEAFRAADEVLYNGVQGITNLITIPGMINVDFADVRSVMADAGSALMGVGSARGENRVMAATEQAINSPLLETTMEGAKGVLISVAGGSDLGLMEVNNAASIVEEKADEDANIIFGTIIDDNLGDEVRVTIIATGFDEKANARPQAPSQDQGQQAAGQAEAQQVQVEPAAAAETPTPAPSSSSLFEPVDREETAPSAAPEEYTPRHRYDESRGGLFTNQERDRERDYRPSRRYEDAPRGGDDDLDVPDFLR; translated from the coding sequence ATGACCTCACCTAGCAACTACCTCGCCATGATCCGCGTTGTCGGTGTCGGCGGCGGTGGTGTCAACGCAGTGAACCGCATGATCGAAGAGGGGCTGAAGGGTGTCGAGTTCGTCGCCATAAACACCGACTCCCAGGCACTCCTGTTCACCGACGCGGACACCAAGCTCGACATCGGCCGCGAGGCGACCCGCGGCCTTGGTGCCGGCGCTAACCCGGAGGTGGGCCGCACCTCTGCCGAGGACCACAAGCAGGAGATCGAGGAGTCCCTCAAGGGCTCCGACATGGTCTTCGTCACCGCCGGCGAGGGCGGCGGCACGGGTACGGGCGCGGCACCGGTCGTCGCCGGCATCGCCAAGAAGATGGGTGCCCTAACCATCGGCGTGGTCACCCGCCCGTTCTCCTTCGAGGGCAAGCGCCGTACCCGTCAGGCGCTCGAGGGTATCGACGCGCTGAAGGAAGTCTGCGACACCGTCATCGTTATCCCGAACGACCGTCTGCTGCAGCTCGGCGAGGCCGACCTGTCCATGATGGAAGCGTTCCGCGCCGCCGATGAGGTGCTCTACAACGGTGTCCAGGGCATCACCAACCTAATCACCATCCCGGGCATGATCAACGTCGACTTCGCCGATGTCCGCTCCGTCATGGCGGATGCGGGCTCCGCGCTCATGGGTGTGGGCTCGGCCCGCGGCGAGAACCGCGTCATGGCCGCCACCGAGCAGGCCATCAACTCCCCGCTGCTGGAGACCACCATGGAGGGCGCCAAGGGTGTGCTCATCTCCGTCGCCGGCGGTTCCGACCTCGGCCTGATGGAAGTCAACAACGCCGCCTCCATCGTGGAGGAGAAGGCCGACGAGGACGCGAACATCATCTTCGGCACCATCATCGACGACAACCTGGGCGACGAAGTCCGAGTGACCATCATTGCTACCGGCTTCGACGAGAAGGCCAACGCCCGTCCGCAGGCGCCCAGCCAGGATCAGGGACAGCAGGCGGCAGGCCAGGCTGAGGCCCAGCAGGTGCAGGTCGAGCCGGCCGCGGCAGCCGAAACCCCGACCCCGGCACCATCCTCCAGCTCCCTGTTCGAGCCGGTTGATCGTGAGGAGACCGCCCCCTCCGCGGCACCGGAGGAATACACCCCGCGCCACCGCTACGACGAGTCCCGCGGGGGTCTGTTCACGAACCAAGAGCGCGATCGTGAACGCGACTACCGCCCGTCCCGCCGTTACGAGGACGCGCCGCGCGGCGGCGATGACGACCTCGACGTCCCGGACTTCCTCCGGTAG